DNA sequence from the Burkholderia pyrrocinia genome:
CGCGCGTTCCAGGTCCGGATCGCGAGCAGCGGCAAGGTGATCGACGTGCCGGCCGAATGCACGGTCGTCGCGGCGCTGGCGGCCAACGGCGTCGACGTGCTGACGTCGTGCGAGCAAGGCGTATGCGGGACCTGCGTGACGCGCGTGCTGCAAGGCGAGCCCGATCATCGCGATTCGTATCTGACGGAGGAGGAACAAGCGGCCGGCGACCAGTTCATGCCGTGCTGTTCGCGATCCCGAACCGACCTGCTGGTACTCGATCTGTAGACGGACCGCCCGACACGCGGCGGCCAACCACAATACCGGAGACGATCAATGGAGCAAGATGCTCGACCACCGATCAATACAACTAAATTCCCGATCGACCGATGGTGGGTCGCCGCGCTGTCATCCGAACTGACGGACAAACCCGTCGCCCGCACCCTGCTCGGCCGCCCGGTCGTCCTGTTCCGGTTGCCGTCCGGGGAAGTCGGCGCGCTGGAGGATCGCTGCTGCCACAAGTCGCTGCCGCTGTCGTGCGGCTCGCTCGAAGCGCGCGGCCTGCGCTGCGGCTACCACGGGCTGCTGTTCGACCGCGGCGGCACCTGCGTGGAGATTCCCGGCCAGGACCGGATTCCGGCGAAGGCGTGCGTATCGTCGTATCCGGTGCAGGAACAGGACGCCATCGTGTGGATCTGGATCGGCGCCGACGCGCACGCCCAACCGACCTGCGCGCCGCCGCGCTATGCGTTCCACACGGATCCGCAATACCGGTTCGGCGGCGGCAACTACCATTACGACGCACCATATCAGCTGATTCACGACAACCTGATGGACCTGAGCCACCTCGGCTATGTCCATCTGAAAACGATCGGCGGCAACGCGCCGCTGCACATGGGCGCGGAAACCCGCGTCAGCACCGACGGCGACACGGTGACGCTGGTCCGCCGGATGCCGGATTCCGACCCGCCGCCGACCTACACCGCCGCATGGCCGTTCGCGGGCCGCGTCGATCGCTGGCAGGAAATCGAATTCCACGTGTCGCATATCCGGATCTGGACCGGCGCGATGGACGCCGGCACCGGCGACCTGCTCGATCCGGCGCGCGGCGGCTTTCACATGCGCGGCTTCCACGGCATCACGCCCGAGACGGACACCACGACGCACTACTTCTGGACCGTCGCGACCAATCCGCGACACGATGTCGAACGCGTCGCGCAAACGGTCATCGAGCAATCCGCGGCGACGTTCGATGAGGACAAGACCGTGATCGAAGCGCAATACCGGAACCAGATGCGGTTTCCGGGCCGCCACCAGATCGACATTCACGTCGACGCGGGACCCAATCGCGCACGGCGCGTGATCGAGCGGCTGCTGCTGCAACCCGAACCCGCGTAACCCTCGCGCCGGCGCGCGAACGACGCCTGCCGGTCGCGGCGGGTGCTCCCTGGTTGCCCGTCAACCCACGCCTTCGCTTTCGTCCCATTCGCTACTGCCGGCTTCGATTTCGTCCTATTCAATTAGTCATACTATTTTTTATGAAGGATCTTTGACGTGAGCGCAAATATCCGCAATACGCTCGACGAATCCCCGATGAGCGCGTTCCAGACGACGGCTGTCGCAGCCTGCGTCGTGCTGAACATGCTCGACGGGTTCGACGTGCTGGCCATCGCGTTTGCCGCGCCGCACCTGGCGGTCGAATGGAAACTGAGCGGCAAGGAAATCGGCCTGCTGCTGAGTGCCGGGCTGGCCGGCATGGGCTTCGGCTCGGTGCTGATCGCGCCGCTGGCCGACCGGGTCGGCCGCCTCCGCATCATCCTGCTCTGCCTCGCCGTGATCTCGACCGGGATGCTCGCCTGCGCGGCCACGCACAGCACGCTGCAACTCGCGGTCGCGCGTGCCTATACGGGGCTCGGCATCGGCGGCATGCTGGCGAGCCTGACCGTCATCAGCGGCGAGTACGCATCGAACAAATGGCGCAGCGCCGCGATCGGCATGCAGTCGACCGGCTACGCGATCGGCGCCACCGCCGGCGGCGTCATCGCCGGCTATCTGCTGTCGGTGTGGGGATGGCGCAGCGTGTTCGCGTTCGGCGGCATCCTGACCTTGATGTCGATCCCGATGGTGCTCGCGCTGCTGCCGGAATCGCTCGACTTCCTGCTGGCGCGGCGTCCGGACAACGCGCTGCAGAAAATCAACCGCATCCTCGCAAGAATGAAGCGCGCACCGATCGACACGCTGCCGGCTGCGACTGCTGCCATCGACACGGCGAACCCCGCGTCGAGCTGGACGGCCGTGCTGCGCGCACCGCTCACGCGCCGCACGATCGCACTGTGGATCGCGTTCTTTCTCGTGATGGGCAGCTTCTACTTCGTCGTGAGCTGGACGCCGAAGCTGCTGGTCCAGGCCGGACTGTCGGCGTCGCAGGGCGTGACCGGCGGCGTACTGCTCAATCTCGGCGGCATTGCGGGCGCCTCGCTCTTCAGCCTGCTGTCGACGCGGTTCGGCCTGCGCAACCTGCTCGGCGCGACGCTGCTGCTGGGCGGCGCACTGATGGTCGTGTTCGGTGCGAACACGGGCTCCCTCGGCATCGGGATGACCGTCGCGGTGCTCCTCGGTGCCGTGATCAATGCGTGCGTGGCCGGCATGTATGCGCTGTCGCCGACACCGTATCCCGCCGAGATCCGCACGACCGGCATCGGCCTCGCGGTCGGCATCGGCCGCCTCGGCGCGATCCTGTCGCCGATGACGGTCGGTGCGCTGCTGGACGACGGCTGGTCCGTGCCTCATCTCTATCTCGCGTTCCTCGTGCCGATGGTCGGCGCGGCGATCGCCGTCGCCGTGGCGGGCGCGCGTGCCGCGGCACCGCGCCGGCAACGCGATCCGGCGATGTCGTAACGCGCGACGCCCGCAGTCTTGCCGATACCCGTCGGTATCCCGGACATGTTCGGGGCATAAAAAAATCGATAAGTATATCTACATAACGTTTGGAGACAGCAATGAAAACGAAACTGGGCGCCGCACTCGCGACGGCGACGGCGCTGGCCGGACCGGCCTGCGCGCAAAGCAGCGTCACGCTGTACGGGATCATCGATACCGGCGTGTCCTACTACAACAACGCCGCGCACGGCGGGTCGTTCACCGGGATGCCGA
Encoded proteins:
- a CDS encoding Rieske 2Fe-2S domain-containing protein; translation: MEQDARPPINTTKFPIDRWWVAALSSELTDKPVARTLLGRPVVLFRLPSGEVGALEDRCCHKSLPLSCGSLEARGLRCGYHGLLFDRGGTCVEIPGQDRIPAKACVSSYPVQEQDAIVWIWIGADAHAQPTCAPPRYAFHTDPQYRFGGGNYHYDAPYQLIHDNLMDLSHLGYVHLKTIGGNAPLHMGAETRVSTDGDTVTLVRRMPDSDPPPTYTAAWPFAGRVDRWQEIEFHVSHIRIWTGAMDAGTGDLLDPARGGFHMRGFHGITPETDTTTHYFWTVATNPRHDVERVAQTVIEQSAATFDEDKTVIEAQYRNQMRFPGRHQIDIHVDAGPNRARRVIERLLLQPEPA
- a CDS encoding MFS transporter, with the protein product MSANIRNTLDESPMSAFQTTAVAACVVLNMLDGFDVLAIAFAAPHLAVEWKLSGKEIGLLLSAGLAGMGFGSVLIAPLADRVGRLRIILLCLAVISTGMLACAATHSTLQLAVARAYTGLGIGGMLASLTVISGEYASNKWRSAAIGMQSTGYAIGATAGGVIAGYLLSVWGWRSVFAFGGILTLMSIPMVLALLPESLDFLLARRPDNALQKINRILARMKRAPIDTLPAATAAIDTANPASSWTAVLRAPLTRRTIALWIAFFLVMGSFYFVVSWTPKLLVQAGLSASQGVTGGVLLNLGGIAGASLFSLLSTRFGLRNLLGATLLLGGALMVVFGANTGSLGIGMTVAVLLGAVINACVAGMYALSPTPYPAEIRTTGIGLAVGIGRLGAILSPMTVGALLDDGWSVPHLYLAFLVPMVGAAIAVAVAGARAAAPRRQRDPAMS